A window from Salminus brasiliensis chromosome 7, fSalBra1.hap2, whole genome shotgun sequence encodes these proteins:
- the LOC140559756 gene encoding odorant receptor 131-2-like, which yields MNVTTDQLSTPDNYQEAFAKNIVIVFLAVSIVCINGMLVFTFFRNPVFHSDPRYILYINLVINDILMICISVTLYVLTYAWPYVNVSFCCVLIALGSTTYMNTPLNLAGMAVERYIAVCKPLHHSQICTPSRTYVLIFVIWIIGAIPAIIDIIIVTALQPSSFFTSLTYCQPFIVYKTKYHMQKTIATQVLYLSVVWIILLYTYFRVLFTAKIASSGHYQSSVKKARNTILLHGGQLLLCMLSFITPVLDLMLIPFFPTHRTKISFFNYLLTNILPRLLSPLIYGVRDQKFVKHIKRCFFCKVVVSKVAP from the coding sequence ATGAATGTGACAACGGATCAACTCAGTACGCCGGACAATTATCAGGAAGCTTTTGCCaaaaatattgttattgtttttcttGCTGTGAGCATTGTTTGCATCAATGGAATGTTAGTGTTCACGTTTTTCCGCAACCCTGTGTTTCACAGTGACCCCagatacattttatacattaaCCTGGTCATCAATGACATTCTTATGATTTGCATATCAGTAACTTTGTATGTTCTGACCTACGCCTGGCCTTATGTCAATGTTTCATTCTGTTGTGTTCTGATAGCACTGGGTTCCACTACTTACATGAACACGCCCCTGAATTTGGCCGGCATGGCGGTAGAACGGTACATTGCTGTGTGCAAACCACTGCATCACTCTCAGATCTGCACGCCCAGCAGGACTTATGTCCTCATCTTTGTGATTTGGATTATTGGAGCGATTCCTGCAATTATAGACATCATTATTGTGACTGCATTGCAGCCCAGTTCATTTTTTACCTCCCTCACTTACTGCCAGCCGTTCATTGTATACAAAACAAAGTACCACATGCAAAAGACCATTGCTACGCAGGTGCTGTACTTGTCTGTGGTGTGGATAATTCTGCTGTACACTTACTTCAGAGTTCTGTTCACAGCCAAAATAGCCTCTTCTGGCCATTATCAAAGCTCGGTCAAAAAGGCTCGCAATACCATTCTGTTACATGGTGGTCAGTTACTTCTCTGCATGCTCTCTTTTATAACCCCTGTTTTGGATTTGATGCTCATTCCATTTTTCCCAACTCATCGGACTAAAATCAGCTTCTTCAACTATCTGCTCACAAACATTTTGCCAAGACTCTTGAGTCCGCTCATTTATGGAGTTCGAGACCAGAAATTTGTCAAGCATATCAAACGCTGCTTTTTCTGTAAAGTGGTCGTTTCAAAGGTCGCACCATAG
- the LOC140559755 gene encoding odorant receptor 131-2-like encodes MNSSRDAFEDAFMKNFIAVGLGVFIIYINGIFVFAFFKNPVFYTDPRYILYTHLVINDIIMLFFSVTLHVLVYVAPLMNFALCSVLLMLSITCTKNSPLNLAGMALERYIAICKPLHHPQLCSVNRTYILIGLIWFLAFVPALTDIIIVLVNEPISIFSKSIMCYSNNIFSSNQQFMKMIIVESLYLSCVWMTLIFTYFKVLQAAKAATTDQASARKARNTILLHGLQLLLCMLTYITPSVNYFFLALFPKSRSTILFTSYLMSNVIPRLLSPLIYGVRDQKMFRYVRMYLTCCLFLTKVESEIEERHYQGQAKEC; translated from the coding sequence ATGAACTCAAGTCGGGATGCTTTTGAGGACGCTTTTATGAAGAACTTTATTGCAGTTGGACTGGGAGTGTTCATTATTTACATCAATGGGATTtttgtttttgccttttttaaaaatccagTTTTCTACACCGACCCAAGATACATCCTATACACCCACCTTGTCATCAATGATATAATCATGCTCTTTTTTTCAGTTACTCTACATGTGTTGGTGTATGTTGCACCCTTAATGAATTTTGCACTCTGCAGTGTTCTGCTTATGCTATCTATCACATGTACAAAAAACAGTCCACTGAATCTAGCTGGAATGGCCTTGGAGCGCTACATTGCCATCTGCAAACCACTTCATCACCCTCAGCTCTGTTCAGTGAACAGGACTTACATCCTCATCGGTCTGATCTGGTTCCTGGCCTTTGTTCCAGCTCTAACTGATATCATCATTGTGTTGGTGAATGAACCCATCAGCATCTTCTCAAAGTCGATTATGTGCTACAGCAACAATATCTTCAGTTCAAATCAGCAGTTTATGAAAATGATCATTGTAGAGTCTCTTTATTTATCATGTGTGTGGATGACCCTGATCTTCACTTACTTCAAGGTTCTTCAGGCAGCGAAAGCTGCAACGACTGATCAGGCTTCTGCCAGAAAAGCCCGGAACACTATTTTACTCCACGGCCTGCAGCTCCTTCTCTGCATGCTTACCTACATCACCCCGTCTGTAAACTATTTTTTCTTAGCCTTGTTCCCTAAATCTAGAAGTACAATTTTGTTCACCAGCTATCTGATGTCTAACGTTATTCCAAGGCTGCTCAGTCCTCTTATATATGGAGTCCGAGACCAAAAAATGTTCAGATATGTCAGGATGTATTTAACATGCTGTTTATTCCTCACGAAGGTTGAGTCAGAGATTGAAGAAAGACATTATCAAGGCCAAGCCAAAGAATGCTGA